The window AGCCAAATCGTCATTTCTTATTCATTTGTTTCTTGTTGTTGGCCTTGTATCAATAACCCACTCGGTCAACAATCATGTCAGGGATCACGATGATACtcatttcttctcgttttctccCTCCCCTACGATTGGtttgtttagttgttttgtttttgttttgtctttttcttttctaaaaCCGTTGGCATCGAATGAAGTATTCGTAGCCTTCTGCGCGCGCTCGTTCGCGTCACAATGAACGTTGAAAGCCGTCAAAACAAGAAAGCGCGCAATTTCACGCTCTTCTGTTCATATATTATTCAATTCCTCCTCAGCTTTTCAAAGACCATCAGGAGATGCTATCGGATGAATGAAGCCCGTTTTTCTTcgattcatttttttattatcatggccatttatttatttatttcattgtgAAGAGCTTTATGATTGCCTTAACTTTGCAGGTCTCCATTCGATGCGAGGAAGATGGTATTGCCTTGCAGAGAGGGAAGATATTTCTTTGCGTCTCTTCCTGAATCAAATGTAAGTTGCAGTATTTCTTATACTTTTATGTAGTCATGAGAGGAGATTTGTACCTGTGCATGGGCGGTGTAGTGTCGTGAGTAATTCTGCACGTGTGGAATGTATCGGAACCAATCGTGTTACATCTATTGTTCGCGCTATTTATATAAAGCAGCGGTAATGTATGCACGGAATGTGTGAAAACCAACGGTCGATCTGTGTGTATTAAAGCGAGTGTTTTTGATGAACTGCGTCtctacattggcgacgaggataaccAAAGAATTTCGTCGAGGATTTTGTCGAGGTTTTCGACAAGGCTTTCTCTTAGCGATGCCGGGAGGCGAGACAGAGGCAGGAAGCGGCGATTCGAGCGGTGCTTCGAGTGGTTCGGGTAGAACTTCGGTCGCTTTAGATGTCGGTTGTTTGGAACCATTTAACCCAAAAGGAGAGCCACATAGTTTAAGCCAACGGTGGAAGAGGTGGAAAAGAGCATTCAATCTGTACGTTACAGGGAAAGGGGTTTCAGATGACGGACAGAAGAGAGCTCTGTTTTTACATGTCGCGGGAATGGATGTTCAGGAAATTTACTTCACACTTGTTGCTGAGGCCGAGAGCGCTACTTTCGAGGCAACGGTTAAAGTCCTTGATGATTATTTTGTCCCAAAGGCGAACGTTCCTTTTGAGAGACATCTGTTTCAACAAATTGTGCAGGAAAGTGAAGAAACCGTTGATCAGTTCGTTTGTAGGCTTCGTCAACGAGCAATCAACTGTGAGTTTGGTGAAAGCGAGAACGACTACATCCGTGATCAGGTTATTGACAAGTGTTATTCCAGCAAGCTGCGTCGGAAGTTCCTGGAAAAGGAGGGAGCTCTAACGTTGGATGATTTGTTGAGGGTTGCGAGGTCGCAGGAAGCTGTTGATCGCCAGTTGAAACAGTACGGTACTGACCAAGTGAGTAATCAATTGACTGGCCAAGTGAATGCAGTTGGTGACAAGTCGGATGGAAATACGCGTTCTGAGAAAGAGAAGAAATGTTTTAGTTGCGATCAAGAAGGACATTTCAGTGGAGACAGGAAGTGTCCAGCGCGTGACCGGGCTTGCAGAATGTGCGGTATTATtggccatttcagagttaaaTGTCCCCGAGCTCGTCAGCGTGGTGGTGGTGGCTCCGGATCCAGAGGGGATAAAGGTGGCAAAGGTGCTGGTGGTGGAAGAAGAAATACTGGGAGTAGACGAGGTGACGGTAGAGGAAGACGTAATCGTGGTCGTGGAGGTTCGCAGGAAACAAACCTTGTAGCTGACGGGAGTTACAGCGAAGGACCTACCGGACCGGTTCAGCAAAGTCCCGAGTTTGCATTTACTGTGGAGCAGTTAACTGGCCATGAGCGGAAAAGTAGTGATTTGATTACCTTGATAGTCGGAGGTGTAACTGTATCTGATGTCCTTATTGATTCTGGTGCTACTTGTAACCTGGTGGGACAACAGACCTGGGAGATGTTGAAACTGAAAGGAATAAACTGTGAGTCGCGCAAGTCTGCCAGAGAGCTTTTTGCTTACGGCGGTACGGAACCGTTACCGACTCTCGGAACTTTTACTGCGGATGTATCGCTGACTGGTAACAACAGTGGTTGTAGAGCAGATTTCGTGGTGGTTAAGGGCGACGGCCGAACGTTACTGGGTCGTGAGACCGCGGAAATTCTCAATCTTTTGTACGTTGGTCCCTTCCAAGCGAACAATGTTGACAGTAGAGGAGTTGAGAGTTGTATTCGGGAGAAATACAAGGCCTTGTTTACCGGTGTTGGTTTTTTAAAGGGATACGAGCTTAAACTCCATATCGATGAGACTGTGAAGCCTGTCACCCAGCCTGTGCGCAGAATACCGTTTGGATTACGTGAGAAGGTGGACAAGAAGCTCGATCAGCTTCTGGAGCTCGACATTATTGAGGAGGTACCAGATGGGCCTTCAGGATGGATCTCACCTTTGGTGGTTGTTCCTAAGGGCGATGGAGACATAAGGGTGTGCGTGGACATGCGGCGTGCAAACGAAGCAATCATCCGTGAAAGACACCCGATTCCAACGGTTTAAGGAGCTTTTGCACGATTCGAACGGGAGTACCGTGTTCAGCAAGATTGATCTCAAATGGGGTTTTCATCAGATTCTGTTCAGCGAGGACAGTCGGCACATCACTACTTTCGTCACACACCGAGGTCGATATCGTTACAAGCGGCTGATGTTCGGGGTGACGTCGGCACCGGAGAAATACCAGCAAATTGTCAGAGATGTGCTGAGGGGTTGTCCCGGAGTTGCGAACATTGCGCACGATTTAATTATTCATGGAAAGGGTGTAGAGGAACATGACCGGTGTCTTTTTGCTGTGTTGGATAGGCTGAGTGAAGTGGGGTTGACAGTGAACGGAGAGAAGTGCGAGTTTCGATTGTCAAGGCTCACGTTCTTCGGTCACGAACTGACCAGCGATGGCGTTAACCCAAGTGAAGAGAAGGTTGCTGCCATTAGAGATGCACGGCCTCCTAAGGACGCAAGTGAGGTACGATCGTTTATGGGTCTAGTTCAGTATTCGGCAAAGTTCATGCCAGATGTAGCATCCGTAGCCAAGCCCATTCAAGAGTTGACCAAGAAGGGCGTTACCTTCAAGTGGGGAGGCGAGCAACAGACAGCTTTTCAGGAGCTGAAGCGTCTTATCACTCGGGCCGACACATTGGGTTACCTCAGGGCTGACTGTAGGGCAAGAGTCGTTGCAGATGCGTCTCCAGTGGGTTTAGGTGCAGTTCTTGCCCAAGAACAAGGAGGGACATGGAGGGCTGTCTCATTTGCTTCTAGAAGCTTGACTGACGTGGAGAGGCGTTACAGTCAGACGGAGAAGGAAGCATTGTCATTGGTTTGGGCCTGTGAGCGATTCAACGTGTATCTTTCCGGGAGAAGCTTTGAGCTGGAAACGGATCACAAACCCTTAGAACGAATCTATTCACGTACGTCAAAGCCTTGTGCGCGAATTGAGAGATGGGTGTTGCGGTTACAAGGGTACGACTTTAAAGTCGTGTACCGGCCTGGGAAGACAAACATTGCTGATGCATTATCTCGTTTGAATGCCGTGAAACAATTGGACCGTGGCGAGGAGTACGATTTCGTCAGAGCCGTTGTAGAGAGCTGCGTGCCTGTAGCATTATCACCGAAGGAGATTGAAGAGGCGTCTTACGGTGATGAGGAACTGTGTTTAGTGAAGAACTGTATAAAATCTGGGAACTGGGAACAGTGTACGTTTCCTTCATATGCACACGTCAAAGACGAATTATGCACCTATGGCGAGTTTTTGCTTCGTGGTACAAGGATAGTGGTGCCCAAGGTCTTGCGAGACAAGGTAGTCAGATTGGCACATGAGGGTCATCACGGGGTGGTGAAGACAAAGTATCGGCTTCGTAGTAAGGTGTGGTGGCCAGGAATGGACAAAGATGTAGAGAATTTGTGCAAGGTTTGCCATGGCTGTCAAGTTACTTCAAGTTGTGGCCCACCTGATCCGATGTCTCGTGTTTTGCCTCCAAGTGCCCCTTGGCAAGACTGCAGTGCAGAATTATTAGGACCCCTACCTACAGGAGAGAGTATTTTGGTGGTGGTTGATTATTACAGCAGATTTCTGGAAGTTGCTATTTTGAAGTCTACTACAAGCGTCCAGATCATAGAGGCAATCACTCCTGTGTTTGCCAGATTTGATGTACCGTTTTCCCTGAGGACAGATAATGGTCCCCAGTTTGTGTCCGAAGAGTTTGAGTCATTTCTACAAGTACATGGAGTTGAGCATCGCAGGACGACACCACTGTGGCCTCAAGCAAATGGCGAGGTTGAACGCCAGAACCGTTCATTGCTCAAGTCTCTTCAGATTGCTAATTTAGAAGGGAAAAATTGGCGAACCGAGTTGGTCACTTGGCTGACGGCGTACCAATCCACTCCGCAAGCAACCACAGGTGTCACACCCTTCTACCTGATGTTTGGTCGGGAGATGAGGACGAAGTTACCGGAGTTAAGAAGAGAAGCCGTAGAAGTGCCGAGAGAAGAAGTTCGAGATCACGATCAGGAGACCATCAGGAGATGCTATCGGATGAATGAAGCCCGTTTTTCTTcgattcatttttttattatcatggccatttatttatttatttcattgtaAAGAGCTTTATGATTGCCTTAACTTTGCAGGTCTCCATTCGATGCGAGGAAGATGGTATTGCCTTGCAGAGAGGGAAGATATTTCTTTGCGTCTCTTCCTGAATCAAATGTAAGTTGCAGTATTTCTTATACTTTTATGTAGTCATGAGAGGAGATTTGTACCTGTGCATGGGCGGTGTAGTGTCGTGAGTAATTCTGCACGTGTGGAATGTATCGGAACCAATCGTGTTACATCTATTGTTCGCGCTATTTATATAAAGCAGCGGTAATGTATGCACGGAATGTGTGAAAACCAACGGTCGATCTGTGTGTATTAAAGCGAGTGTTTTTGATGAACTGCGTCtctacattggcgacgaggataaccAAAGAATTTCGTCGAGGATTTTGTCGAGGTTTTCGACAAGGCTTTCTCTTAGCGATGCCGGGAGGCGAGACAGAGGCAGGAAGCGGCGATTCGAGCGGTGCTTCGAGTGGTTCGGGTAGAACTTCGGTCGCTTTAGATGTCGGTTGTTTGGAACCATTTAACCCAAAAGGAGAGCCACATAGTTTAAGCCAACGGTGGAAGAGGTGGAAAAGAGCATTCAATCTGTACGTTATAGGGAAAGGGGTTTCAGATGACGGACAGAAGAGAGCTCTGTTTTTACATGTCGCGGGAATGGATGTTCAGGAAATTTACTTCACACTTGTTGCTGAGGCCGAGAGCGCTACTTTCGAGGCAACGGTTAAAGTCCTTGATGATTATTTTGTCCCAAAGGCGAACGTTCCTTTTGAGAGACATCTGTTTCGACAAATTGTGCAGGAAAGTGAAGAAACCGTTGATCAGTTCGTTTGTAGGCTTCGTCAACGAGCAATCAACTGTGAGTTTGGTGAAAGCGAGAACGACTACATCCGTGATCAGGTTATTGACAAGTGTTATTCCAGCAAGCTGCGTCGGAAGTTCCTGGAAAAGGAGGGAGCTCTAACGTTGGATGATTTGTTGAGGGTTGCGAGGTCGCAGGAAGCTGTTGATCGCCAGTTGAAACAGTACGGTACTGACCAAGTGAGTAATCAATTGACTGGCCAAGTGAATGCAGTTGGTGACAAGTCGGATGGAAATACGCGTTCTGAGAAAGAGAAGAAATGTTTTAGTTGCGATCAAGAAGGACATTTCAGTGGAGACAGGAAGTGTCCAGCGCGTGACCGGGCTTGCAGAATGTGCGGTATTATtggccatttcagagttaaaTGTCCCCGAGCTCGTCAGCGTGGTGGTGGTGGCTCCGGATCCAGAGGGGATAAAGGTGGCAAAGGTGCTGGTGGTGGAAGAAGAAATACTGGGAGTAGACGAGGTGACGGTAGAGGAAGACGTAATCGTGGTCGTGGAGGTTCGCAGGAAACAAACCTTGTAGCTGACGGGAGTTACAGCGAAGGACCTACCGGACCGGTTCAGCAAAGTCCCGAGTTTGCATTTACTGTGGAGCAGTTAACTGGCCATGAGCGGAAAAGTAGTGATTTGATTACCTTGATAGTCGGAGGTGTAACTGTATCTGATGTCCTTATTGATTCTGGTGCTACTTGTAACGTGGTGGGACAACAGACCTGGGAGATGTTGAAACTGAAAGGAATAAACTGTGAGTCGCGCAAGTCTGCCAGAGAGCTTTTTGCTTACGGCGGTACGGAACCGTTACCGACTCTCGGAACTTTTACTGCGGATGTATCGCTGACTGGTAACAACAGTGGTTGTAGAGCAGATTTCGTGGTGGTTAAGGGCGACGGCCGAACGTTACTGGGTCGTGAGACCGCGGAAATTCTCAATCTTTTGTACGTTGGTCCCTTCCAAGCGAACAATGTTGACAGTAGAGGAGTTGAGAGTTGTATTCGGGAGAAATACAAGGCCTTGTTTACCGGTGTTGGTTTTTTAAAGGGATACGAGCTTAAACTCCATATCGATGAGTCTGTGAAGCCTGTCGCCCAGCCTGTGCGCAGAATACCGTTTGGATTACGTGAGAAGGTGGACAAGAAGCTCGATCAGCTTCTGGAGCTCGACACTATTGAGGAGGTACCAGATGGGCCTTCAGGATGGATCTCACCTTTGGTGGTTGTTCCTAAGGGCGATGGAGACATAAGGGTGTGCGTGGACATGCGGCGTGCAAACGAAGCAATCATCCGTGAAAGACACCCGATTCCAACGGTTTAAGGAGCTTTTGCACGATTCGAACGGGAGTACCGTGTTTAGCAAGATTGATCTCAAATGGGGTTTTCATCAGATTCTGCTCAGCGAGGACAGTCGGCACATCACTACTTTCGTCACACACCGAGGTCGATATCGTTACAAGCGGCTGATGTTCGGGGTGACGTCGGCACCGGAGAAATACCAGCAAATTGTCAGAGATGTGCTGAGGGGTTGTCCCGGAGTTGCGAACATTGCGCACGATTTAATTATTCATGGAAAGGGTGTAGAGGAACATGACCGGTGTCTTTTTGCTGTGTTGGATAGGCTGAGTGAAGTGGGGTTGACAGTGAACGGAGAGAAGTGCGAGTTTCGATTGTCAAGGCTCA of the Montipora capricornis isolate CH-2021 chromosome 7, ASM3666992v2, whole genome shotgun sequence genome contains:
- the LOC138056116 gene encoding uncharacterized protein yields the protein MPGGETEAGSGDSSGASSGSGRTSVALDVGCLEPFNPKGEPHSLSQRWKRWKRAFNLYVTGKGVSDDGQKRALFLHVAGMDVQEIYFTLVAEAESATFEATVKVLDDYFVPKANVPFERHLFQQIVQESEETVDQFVCRLRQRAINCEFGESENDYIRDQVIDKCYSSKLRRKFLEKEGALTLDDLLRVARSQEAVDRQLKQYGTDQVSNQLTGQVNAVGDKSDGNTRSEKEKKCFSCDQEGHFSGDRKCPARDRACRMCGIIGHFRVKCPRARQRGGGGSGSRGDKGGKGAGGGRRNTGSRRGDGRGRRNRGRGGSQETNLVADGSYSEGPTGPVQQSPEFAFTVEQLTGHERKSSDLITLIVGGVTVSDVLIDSGATCNLVGQQTWEMLKLKGINCESRKSARELFAYGGTEPLPTLGTFTADVSLTGNNSGCRADFVVVKGDGRTLLGRETAEILNLLYVGPFQANNVDSRGVESCIREKYKALFTGVGFLKGYELKLHIDETVKPVTQPVRRIPFGLREKVDKKLDQLLELDIIEEVPDGPSGWISPLVVVPKGDGDIRVCVDMRRANEAIIRERHPIPTV
- the LOC138056117 gene encoding uncharacterized protein; amino-acid sequence: MPGGETEAGSGDSSGASSGSGRTSVALDVGCLEPFNPKGEPHSLSQRWKRWKRAFNLYVIGKGVSDDGQKRALFLHVAGMDVQEIYFTLVAEAESATFEATVKVLDDYFVPKANVPFERHLFRQIVQESEETVDQFVCRLRQRAINCEFGESENDYIRDQVIDKCYSSKLRRKFLEKEGALTLDDLLRVARSQEAVDRQLKQYGTDQVSNQLTGQVNAVGDKSDGNTRSEKEKKCFSCDQEGHFSGDRKCPARDRACRMCGIIGHFRVKCPRARQRGGGGSGSRGDKGGKGAGGGRRNTGSRRGDGRGRRNRGRGGSQETNLVADGSYSEGPTGPVQQSPEFAFTVEQLTGHERKSSDLITLIVGGVTVSDVLIDSGATCNVVGQQTWEMLKLKGINCESRKSARELFAYGGTEPLPTLGTFTADVSLTGNNSGCRADFVVVKGDGRTLLGRETAEILNLLYVGPFQANNVDSRGVESCIREKYKALFTGVGFLKGYELKLHIDESVKPVAQPVRRIPFGLREKVDKKLDQLLELDTIEEVPDGPSGWISPLVVVPKGDGDIRVCVDMRRANEAIIRERHPIPTV